A genome region from endosymbiont of Acanthamoeba sp. UWC8 includes the following:
- the ubiG gene encoding bifunctional 2-polyprenyl-6-hydroxyphenol methylase/3-demethylubiquinol 3-O-methyltransferase UbiG produces the protein MNLTSPSIDQSEVDKFSRIANEWWDEGGKFKPLHQLNPIRIKYIKDKIIAHFGVSKKTKPLRSLKILDIGCGGGLLTVPLGNLGADILGIDVTEKNIKIANAHKIKNNLADNINFLHTTIEKLEQENEKFDVVITMEVVEHVADLNSFLKSSLNVLKPGGLIFISTLNKTLKSYLLAIIGAEYVLRWLPVGTHDWNKFLAPEEIISRLGENNIKHSDPVGVSYNPLRQIWSLSEDISVNYMLYGAKPE, from the coding sequence ATGAACCTTACCTCACCTTCAATTGACCAAAGTGAAGTAGATAAGTTTTCTCGGATTGCCAACGAGTGGTGGGATGAAGGCGGAAAATTCAAACCTTTACATCAGTTAAATCCGATCAGAATAAAATATATTAAAGATAAGATTATTGCACACTTTGGCGTCAGCAAAAAAACTAAGCCTTTAAGATCTTTAAAAATTTTGGATATTGGCTGCGGCGGCGGGTTACTTACCGTTCCGCTCGGGAATCTCGGAGCTGATATTCTTGGAATTGATGTTACGGAAAAAAATATAAAAATTGCTAATGCGCACAAAATTAAAAATAACCTAGCAGATAATATCAATTTTCTCCATACGACTATAGAAAAATTAGAGCAGGAGAATGAAAAATTTGATGTAGTAATTACAATGGAAGTGGTTGAACATGTTGCTGACCTTAATTCATTTTTAAAATCCTCTTTAAATGTTTTAAAGCCCGGAGGGCTTATATTTATTTCCACCCTAAACAAGACTTTAAAATCATATTTATTAGCTATAATTGGTGCCGAGTATGTTTTAAGATGGCTTCCCGTTGGCACCCATGACTGGAATAAATTTTTAGCTCCGGAAGAGATTATTTCTCGCTTGGGTGAAAATAATATTAAACATAGCGACCCGGTCGGGGTAAGTTATAATCCCCTTCGTCAGATATGGTCTTTATCCGAAGATATAAGCGTAAATTATATGTTATATGGCGCTAAGCCCGAATAG
- a CDS encoding RNA polymerase factor sigma-32 translates to MSLMALPIIHSDTGLSKYLQQIAKFPILSEQEEYDLAVKWHESQDLEAAHFLVTSHLRLVAKIAIKFSGYGLPVIDIISEGNLGLMHAVKKYTPYNGNRFSTYAIWWIKAYIQDYVLKSWSLVKMGTSATKKKLFYNLNRIKNKLSHSTQDKDTSQVDAIAKELNVDRKDVIEMNGMMSNSTISLNRQAYEDDDVELIEMLPDLSPNQEITLLENDDLRRKKALLTNAMQKLTPREQDIIGARMLQDKPATLDTLSKIYGISCERIRQIEAKAFDKLKLDVIQGHAAL, encoded by the coding sequence ATGTCATTAATGGCTTTACCTATAATTCATTCCGATACCGGTTTATCAAAGTATCTTCAGCAAATAGCCAAATTTCCTATTCTTAGTGAACAGGAAGAATATGACCTTGCCGTTAAATGGCACGAATCACAAGATCTGGAAGCAGCTCATTTTCTTGTTACCAGCCATTTAAGGCTTGTTGCTAAAATTGCAATTAAGTTTAGCGGCTACGGCTTACCGGTTATTGATATTATATCGGAAGGCAATTTAGGATTAATGCATGCAGTTAAAAAGTATACCCCCTATAACGGGAACCGATTTTCAACCTATGCGATTTGGTGGATAAAAGCTTATATACAAGATTATGTGCTTAAATCCTGGAGCTTGGTTAAAATGGGTACTTCCGCCACCAAAAAAAAGCTATTTTATAACCTTAACAGAATCAAAAACAAACTAAGTCACTCAACCCAAGATAAAGATACCAGTCAAGTTGATGCAATTGCAAAAGAATTGAATGTTGACCGCAAAGATGTGATTGAGATGAACGGCATGATGAGCAATTCTACAATTTCATTAAATAGACAAGCATATGAAGATGATGACGTAGAGCTTATCGAGATGTTGCCGGATTTATCACCTAATCAAGAAATTACTTTACTTGAAAATGATGACTTAAGGCGTAAAAAAGCATTACTTACTAACGCGATGCAAAAACTAACACCTCGCGAGCAGGATATAATCGGGGCAAGAATGTTACAAGATAAGCCTGCCACGCTGGATACACTCAGTAAGATATACGGTATATCCTGCGAAAGAATTCGTCAAATTGAAGCAAAAGCTTTCGATAAATTGAAATTGGATGTTATTCAAGGTCATGCAGCTTTATGA
- a CDS encoding uracil-DNA glycosylase family protein, translating into MDLNEIILEIEDYVSSIPGIKKSYKPILQLSPKAKLLIIGQAPGRRAQESGTPWNDRSGDTLRSWLNLSREDFYNKDKIAIMPIGFYYTGVNKHGGDNPPDINCAKLWHQSLIDQMPNIELTLLIGSYAQNYYLKRRIKNTMSDTIQAWKDYLPEFLVLPHPSWRNNTWIKKNKWFNQELLPEANKIVGKILPKKENFIINL; encoded by the coding sequence ATGGATTTGAATGAAATAATTTTAGAGATTGAAGATTATGTTTCTTCAATTCCCGGCATAAAGAAAAGTTATAAACCGATATTACAATTAAGCCCTAAAGCGAAACTGCTTATAATCGGGCAAGCTCCAGGGAGAAGAGCCCAAGAAAGCGGAACCCCCTGGAATGACCGCTCCGGTGACACTTTAAGATCTTGGCTCAACCTTTCAAGGGAAGATTTTTATAACAAGGATAAAATAGCAATTATGCCTATCGGCTTTTATTACACAGGTGTTAATAAGCATGGGGGAGATAACCCTCCCGATATAAATTGTGCAAAATTATGGCATCAGAGCTTAATTGATCAAATGCCTAATATTGAGCTCACCCTTTTAATCGGATCTTATGCGCAAAACTATTACTTAAAACGCAGAATTAAGAATACTATGAGCGATACTATACAAGCCTGGAAGGACTACCTTCCTGAATTTCTGGTTCTACCGCATCCAAGCTGGAGAAACAACACATGGATTAAAAAAAATAAATGGTTTAATCAAGAATTACTTCCAGAAGCAAACAAGATAGTGGGTAAAATACTCCCGAAAAAAGAAAATTTTATTATAAATTTATAG
- a CDS encoding phosphatidate cytidylyltransferase gives MIIIRELEDMEDNNIKERYIKQNLLPRTISAAILAPVILYLVYKGGYLFNSLITLLALLMSMEWVHIVNSNPLRQYKKLWYLLGIFYIALPCLSLIYLRQLDNGLNIILWLLLTVWASDIGAYVFGIAFGGAKLMPLVSPSKTWSGALGAIIFSCIIGGSYIKFSGLNIPSWLPMCFFLSIVAQIGDLAESGFKRVFKVKDSGALIPGHGGVLDRIDSVVTASVFIAVYYLVNGSL, from the coding sequence ATGATTATAATAAGAGAACTAGAAGATATGGAAGATAATAATATAAAAGAACGATATATAAAGCAAAATTTATTGCCCAGAACTATATCAGCGGCAATACTTGCTCCGGTTATACTTTACCTGGTATATAAAGGGGGTTACTTATTTAATTCGCTAATTACCTTGCTTGCGCTTTTGATGAGTATGGAATGGGTGCATATCGTAAATTCAAATCCGCTTAGACAATATAAAAAGTTATGGTACCTACTTGGTATTTTTTATATAGCCCTTCCCTGCCTTTCACTAATTTATTTAAGGCAACTTGACAACGGCTTAAATATTATATTATGGCTGTTGTTAACCGTTTGGGCATCGGATATAGGCGCATATGTGTTTGGTATAGCATTCGGGGGAGCAAAATTAATGCCCCTAGTCAGTCCTTCTAAAACCTGGTCAGGCGCTTTAGGGGCGATTATTTTTTCATGCATAATCGGTGGCTCATATATTAAATTTTCAGGATTAAATATACCATCTTGGCTTCCAATGTGTTTTTTTCTTTCTATAGTAGCCCAAATTGGTGATTTAGCCGAATCAGGATTTAAACGAGTTTTTAAAGTGAAAGATAGCGGCGCACTTATACCCGGGCATGGCGGGGTATTAGACAGAATAGATAGTGTAGTAACCGCTTCGGTTTTTATTGCTGTATATTATTTAGTTAACGGTAGTCTATAA
- a CDS encoding isoprenyl transferase, whose protein sequence is MHLTPPKHIAIIMDGNGKWAKAKLLPKNLGHKKGAEAAEKIIKACRKMGVEYLTLYAFSSENWQRPEEEVKYLMDLLKDYLINNISKFIKEGIKVKFIGERTNLSTEIQELIDKAEKESINNTFTLIIALSYGGRDEIRQAALNFAHYIQQENKNIKEIAKEEFDQFLYTNDIPDPDLLIRTGGEYRISNFLLWQLSYSELYFTNKLWPDFGEKELDEAINDYNKRTRRYGR, encoded by the coding sequence ATGCATTTAACACCACCTAAGCATATAGCAATTATTATGGATGGTAACGGCAAATGGGCAAAAGCTAAATTACTGCCTAAAAATCTAGGACATAAAAAGGGTGCGGAAGCAGCTGAAAAAATAATTAAAGCTTGCCGGAAAATGGGAGTGGAATATTTAACATTATATGCATTCTCTTCTGAAAATTGGCAAAGGCCTGAGGAAGAAGTTAAATATTTGATGGATTTACTGAAAGATTATTTAATTAATAATATTTCCAAGTTTATAAAGGAAGGAATTAAAGTAAAATTTATCGGTGAGCGTACCAATCTTTCAACGGAAATCCAAGAGTTAATCGATAAGGCTGAGAAGGAATCAATAAACAACACTTTCACCTTAATCATTGCTTTAAGCTATGGAGGCAGGGATGAAATTAGGCAGGCCGCACTAAATTTTGCTCACTATATACAACAAGAAAACAAGAATATAAAAGAAATAGCAAAAGAAGAATTTGATCAGTTCCTTTATACTAATGATATACCCGACCCCGATCTTTTAATTAGAACGGGAGGAGAATATAGAATCAGCAATTTTTTACTATGGCAGCTATCTTATTCGGAACTTTATTTTACTAATAAATTATGGCCTGATTTTGGTGAAAAAGAACTGGATGAAGCAATTAATGATTATAATAAGAGAACTAGAAGATATGGAAGATAA